The Desulfurococcaceae archaeon DNA window CGAGCCGTATATCTTACGCATGGGTTCGAAGCTCTACAGGCTCTATATACTTGATTCAAATGTAAACGCTTTCTACAGGTTTGAAGATCCGAAACCACCGTCAAACGCAAAGATAAACCCAGTAGTGTTAGATCCTCGGGTGCTCTACGACTATATTGCATCTTCCAGCGTGAGAAAACTGCTAGGCAAGATAACCGTTGGTAAAGGAGAAGCACTATTGTACATGTTTACGGGCATGGTCATAGTGTTCATCATCATCTTCTTCATCCTACCGCTTCTCGGTCATGAAATAATCATAAAATAATCATGATGTGATACAATGAAGAAAAGAAAGGAGAGAGATGAAATAGACAGCGTGGAGAAACCGATAGACTTTGAGCTAGAGGAAGATGATGAGGAGTTCTGGGAGGGTATCGGAGACGATATAACAGCTGCACAGAAAAAAGCGATCGAGCTGTTAGCACGCCCGCGGGGCATAACAAAATACACGTTATCGGAGCTGAGCAGTGGAGAAGTCAAAGCTTTAAGCATGTTGAAAGCACTAGCTGAACTCATTCCAGACCCCGCTCTCATCAACTTCATAAGAAACTACGTCGTACTAAAGAGAAGTCAGAGTCGAAAAGGAGTCAAAGAGCTTATCGCAGTAGCTGGAGGAAGAGCGTGGAGAATACTTCAAAACGTATCCCTATCACGTCTAAGACGTATCCATGAAAGAGAAGACGAGCTCTAGGTGATGCATTATAGAGGGGGATCCCCACATATACATTCAACAACAAGCAGTAAAGCCTCATCGCAACCTCTCAAAGCTAATCATGAATGAAATAAGGAACAACGACTCTACGACGATTGTAGGAATCTACGGGAGACCAGGGGCGGGCAAGTCTACTTACGCTATGAAGGTAGCGTACGACTTCTACGGGTCATGGGATGATGTGTTAAAGCGAACCGTGTTTACACCGTTCGACTTTCACGAGGTTGTCGACAAGCTCGAGAGGAGCAATTCGTGGATACCTGTTCTAATATGGGATGATGCTGGTCCATGGCTTGAGCTCTTGAAGAGAAACAGCTGGCACCCACTTGCCCTAGGGATAAGGGGCTTATTTGAAACCATGCGTCTGCGTATAGGAGCAGTGATCTTGACGATGACAACGGAGAGGAGCCTCCCAAGGAGCATCCTGTACAATGGAAACATATACAAGATAAGGGCTAGAGTTATCAGGAACGGCTCACAGGTGAATGGCAATCCCAAGTCGATTGCTGAAATACAGGTTAGAAAAGAAAAGACGAGCGAGTGGGGTTCTTACTATTGGGATACAAGCGTATTATACGTGGATCACGTGACGCTAAGGCTTCCAGTCTACGATATCTATGAGAGGCTGAGGAGGAAATACATAGAGCTCTACATGAAGTTAGTTGAGAAATCACGTGAGCTGGGTCCAGGAGCACTGCTTGACTATGTGTATAAAGAATGGAAGAAGATGAGGAGAGAATGAAAGCGTTGATCTACATAATGCTTTTGCAGATAGTTGATATTTTAACAATGAAGATAGCTCTCGATCGCGGGGGTATTGAGCTCAACCCGTTATACCACGCCTTTGGCTTGGAGTTGTTTGCTCTTGTGAAGATTGTTGTTTCTTTTATCATCGCATTTATTTACTATTACTCGTCGTCCAGATCGATTAGAGCGAGTGTTCTTGCCGTGTATACCTTTATTATGCTTCACGGCATACTCAGTAATGTCTATACCGCGCTTTTCTAGCACTTTAACAGCTTTCATTTGCAAGTAAACATCATCTGAGCACAACGCGAGATACACGAGTTCATCGTTGCTAAGTATTTGTAAGAGTGCGTTTAAACATGCATTAAACACCGCATCGCTTATATTGTGAAATCTTCTAACAGCTTTCAGCACATCTCTGCGTGTAAGCACGCTAATCACCTTGTTTTGACTTTAAATGACGCATGTAGACATCGATGAATTCATCGCGGATGGATACGTGTCTGCGTGCTTCTGCTATTGTCTTGTCGATGAGCTTCACGAGTTTCCCACCTTCACAATCAATATCGAGGCATTTCTTCACGACAAGCAACGCGAGCAGCGTATCTCTAGTTATACTTGTATATCTCTCAAGCTTGCTCTGCAGGCTCTTTACTTCGTCTTTCAACCGCTTCGTCTCAGTGCTCGCCTCGTTGCTTATGCTCGTTCGCAACCGTTCGATTTCGTTCTTCAGGTCAATGTTTTCACTGACTGTCTTAGCGAGTTCTTCTCTGAGCTTCTCGATCTCCTTCTTCAGTCTAATAATGTTGTCTCTGCTTTTGTCAACACTAACTATTTGCTGATTGATGTTCACGTTTAGAACAATGTTCCTGTTTTCAACCCTGATCCTCGACTGCTTACTGTACTCGAGAACAAGCTGTTCAACAGCGTCCCTGATGAGCTTCTTCTCGTCAGCCCCGAGGCTATCCCAAATTAATTTCACGCGTGGGAGAACGCGGATGCAGAGAACAGCGTAGCGCCTTCTCTCAGCGAACACGCTTCTAATCTCTTCAAGAACATCGTCTTCTACACTAACGCTTGTATTATTAGAAACATTATTATAAAGAGGCCGTGTATACAAACGTTTGTATACATCACCGTTTTTATTAATACTTGTTATACTAGTATCCTCTCTTTTTTCGTTATTAGAATTTGTATAATTTGAATGAGAAGAGTGTTCGGAGGGGGTGCTCACGCGTGCTCACTCTTCTTCATCTTCTTCGTCAATTTCGGTGCAATAGGTTTTGGGGTTTCGTACCACAACGTAGTCGTTCTTCGAGAGAAGTAGCTCTATTCGCTTGTCGTTGCTGAAGTATATCACGACCATGTCGCATGTTACTATGATCTTCTCGAAGTTGCCGAGCAGGTACCTATCGTCGCGGTATATCTCAGTACATTTGACCTCGATGACGGTCATTGTCTCGCACCCTTGTTGAAGAAGTTGAAGAACACGTAGAATCGCTGTGTTGGAACGTATATGACGATTCTCTTTTTCGTCTGGTAGGATGGTACGTATCTTCGCTCGAAGAACCCGTAGATTGCTAGCCTTCGTAGGCTTCTCTGTATTGTTTCAGTCTTGTACGCGGTTTTCGCATGCTTCTTTGCGAACGCTATCAGTGAATCATATGTTATTGAACGCTTGTCGGTGGCGTTCATGTACTCATGCACTAGCGATAATACATTGTAATCTGACGTGGTTAAAGTCATACTAGTCACCGCAGTAGCAATCGTTCTTGTGCAAAGAGCCAATTCTGATGAACATCCCGTGATCGTTACTGTATACCTCCAGTACTAGTCCATCTTTTGATACAATTCTGTAAACTCTCCAACTTTGAGAATATGCGTAGTCGTTTGTTACCTCAGAGTAGATAGCGTTAGCAAGCCAGTAATGCCAATTCACGTCAATTTTCTCGTCGTTTGTGTTTCCGTTATTGTATTCATCTATGTATTTCTTCACTATCTCATGTATTTGAGACAACTTAATCATCACTGGGACCCGACTCAATTATTTCCTTACGTATAATGTCCCTGACGAGTTCAGAGACGGTGTAATACCCGTGACGTTTCATGTATTGTTGTATCTTCTCAAGCCATTTCCGTGGAACAATAGTTGAGACTCGAATGTATTTGGGTTGGGTTTGGGATTGGACCTGGGGCATGTGTCTCACTTATGTTTCATATATGTATCAAAAGTTTTTAAGCTTTTTTTACATGTATGTATCAAATATGTAGCATAAATAATATAATGACTTGTCGAATACTTGTAACTAGGTGTGGTTCATGACTAGATGGGCTTCTGTTAGAATACCAGAGGAGCTGTACAAGCTCATTCAACGAGTCGTAAATGAGGGCAAGCACGGCTACACTTCTGTATCTGATTTTGTTACTGATGCTGTGCGCCAGCGTCTCCGTGAGCTCGGCTATCTCAAATAGAGTAGTTTTCTCATTATAGTATTGGGGCTGGGATTGGAGGCTTTGACGTTTTACATTAAAAAAATCAAGAACAAGCTTTATGTCTACGAGTGGGTGAACGGGGAGGAGAAATACATCGGTCCTCTCGACGAGATCGTCTTAAACTATTTGGCGAGTAAGGCCCAGATAAAAGTTAGCGGTCGCGTGAGCAAACGCGTGCTACGTCAATTAGCTAAATACATCGCCGATAACCTACAGCGAAACCAAGAGTGCGGGGGGTGGGATTCGAACCCACGCAGGCCTACGCCACCGGGTCCTCAACCCGGCCCCTTTGACCTGGCTCGGGCACCCCCGCGTGCTTCACTTATGAGTAATTACCGTAAGTGGTTTTAAACCTGATAGAGGAAGCATTAGCTGTGCGTTTTAACACCTGTTAATCATCTAGCCGGCCTCCTATACAACCGTGAAGCCCCGTTCTTTGAGGCAAGGAAAGCTCAGGGGCCGATAAACGGGTTCCTGAGGTCTGGGTATTTAACCCGTATCACAAGTAATTAAAGGGGGTGATTCCAGCGGTGAGAACCACACCGTGCGGAGAAGGTCGGACCGTGGTGTTTGACCTCTACGGTACACTAGTTGACTGGAAGTACAGCATAAGGTCGTTCATAGAGCTCTATGTTTCCCCGGACGCCGTGGGGAGGTTTTTCACGTGCGATATCAGGGAGATCCTAAACTATAGGCCCTACAAGCAGATACTTAAAAAGTGCCTCCTCGAAGTAGCCGGTAATCACAGTACACTTATGTCGAGCGAGCTCGTTGAGGCCTTTATATTGACCTTTGCAAAATCCCCTCCATTCCCAGACACTGTATACGGGCTCAAGCTGCTAAGAAAGCGTGGATTTAAACTAGCCGTCCTCTCTAATACCGATAGAGACTTAGTTGAGATTACTTTAAACGGCTTCAGAGAACTACT harbors:
- a CDS encoding DUF5658 family protein produces the protein MEEDEERMKALIYIMLLQIVDILTMKIALDRGGIELNPLYHAFGLELFALVKIVVSFIIAFIYYYSSSRSIRASVLAVYTFIMLHGILSNVYTALF
- a CDS encoding HAD hydrolase-like protein encodes the protein MRTTPCGEGRTVVFDLYGTLVDWKYSIRSFIELYVSPDAVGRFFTCDIREILNYRPYKQILKKCLLEVAGNHSTLMSSELVEAFILTFAKSPPFPDTVYGLKLLRKRGFKLAVLSNTDRDLVEITLNGFRELLDYVITAEDVRAYKPSLEAFLNAYRLLGVSTDRVVHVSAYPQYDLEPANKLGTKTVLVDRGLGYSWPIKVKNLLELPRVLEEFT